TCTTCGTTGCTGATTTCGTCACTGATGATCACGTTTCCGATCTTTGTTGGCAGCACAAAGCGGAGTCGACCGTGTCGAACTTTTTTATCGCCTTGCAAGGTCCGCAGCGCTGCCTCCCGATCCAGGGCTGGCCAGGCAACAGGTAAGCCTGCTTTCTCGATGAGTTTCAGTTGCCGCTGTTGATCAGCTTCGCTCCAGAGACCTTTTTGGACAGCAAGCCGTCCAACTGCCGCCATGCCGATTGCCACGGCCTCACCATGGAGCCAAGTGCCGTATCCCGTCAGGGTTTCAACAACATGACCGAAGGTATGGCCGTAGTTGAGGATTGCGCGCCGGCCCCCTTCTCGTTCATCGTCGGCGACGACCAGTGCCTTGGCTTCCGCTGAGAGCACAAGGATGTCATGGAGCAATGTCGGATCCATTGCTACGGGATCTGAGAGGTCTGTGGCCTCCTCCAGACGGCTGAACAGGTCAGGGTCTCCAATCACCCCGTATTTGATCACTTCGGCCATTCCAGCCCTGAATTCACGAATGGGGAGCGTGTTCAGTGTCAAAGGATCAATCACCACCAGGCGCGGCTGGTGAAAGGCTCCGATCAGATTCTTCCCTTTTGGATGGTTCACGCCCGTTTTGCCACCGATGGAGGCGTCCACCATCGATAGGAGAGTGGTCGGAACCTGGACGATGCCGATGCCGCGCAGCCAGCAAGCCGCTGCGAAGCCCGTCATGTCACCAACAACGCCTCCTCCAAGAGCCAGCATCAGGGAGGTGCGCTCAAGACCCTCCTGCTGTGCCTTGTCAAGGATCAAACTCAGCGTTTGCAATGTTTTTCGTTCCTCTCCCGCATCGATTTCCAGCAGTACAGGGTTGAAGCCTGCAGCTCTGAGTCCACCCAGGCAGCTGTCGCCGTAGGGCCCTGCGACGTCAGGATTGCTCACCACAAGAATTTTGGTTCCTGACCGAATCGGTAATTCGGCCAGTGCAGCGCCAATCTCTCCCACCATGGAACGGCCGATGATCACGTCGTAGGGATTCCGCTCCAGGGACACCGTGATCCTTGTGCGTTCCTGCAAGTCAGCTACCTGCGCTGTGCTCATGAGCCGATGCTGCGGTTGCGATCCGCGGGCGATTCGATCGACTGACCCTATCCTCAGCCGCAGGCTTTTTGAGTTCGATGAACCCTGTCACGAGGCCAGATCGGCGAACAAGCCTCACCGCCTGGGCTTTTCTCGCACCTGCGCTGACGTTATTGAGCCTCTCCGTGCTCATTCCGGCCGCGATGGCTCTGTTGATCAGCTTCACGCAGACTGGGCTGGATGTCTCAGAGCCGCTGCGGTTCATCGGCTTGGCCAATCTGCGCAGGCTGGCTGGTGATCCGATGTTCTATCGCGTCTTGGGCACCACCCTCGTGTACCTCGTGAGTGTTGTGCCTCCGATCGTCATTGGTGCCCTGACCCTGGCCGTACTCGTGAATCGGGTCTTACCTGGAATTCATTGGCTGAGAGCTGCGTTTTACACACCCGTGCTGGTGTCAATCGTTGTCGCGGCTATCGCCTTCCGCTGGCTGTATGCAGAGAACGGGCTGATCAATGGTTGGCTCGAAGCGTTGATCGGATCTGGATTCATTCCTATCGAATTTCTGACCAATCCCCTATTGGCCCTTCCTTCAGTGATGCTTGTGACCCTTTGGAAAGGGCTGGGCTACTACATGGTGATCTTTCTTGGTGGCCTTCAGGGCATTTCCAAGGAGCTTTATGAGGCTGCTGAATTGGACGGCAGTGAGGGATGGAGACAACATCTCGATATCACCCTTCCCCTGCTGCGTCCCTACGTCACGCTGGTGGCAGTGATGTCAGCTATCGCGGCCACTAAGGTTTTCGAGGAGGTGTTTCTCATGACCCAAGGAGGACCTGCCGACTCCACCAGGACCCTTGTTTACTACGTGTATGACCAGGCATTTGCAGAGCTTGAGATCAGCTATGCATGCACCGTTGGTCTTGCGCTGTTCCTGATTGTTTTGCTGCTGACGGCCATCCGGTTTGCTTTGAGTGAGGAACGATCCGTGATTTAAGAAAGTTCCTTGGGGGCTGGATGGCAAGCTTCTGGGGATTGATTCAACGGCTATGGCCAGCGCTGCCGGGACAATTGGAGTTGTTGGGGGTGGTCAGCTCGCACTGATGCTGTGTGAAGCAGCGAAGTCACGCCAGGTTGCTGTGATCGTGCAAAGCGCGTCTGAACAGGATCCGGCGATCGCAGTTGCTCAGCAGCAGGTTTCAGGTGCACCCACAGATGCTGCTGCCACTGCGGAATTATTGAAGCGCTGCCAGCACATCACGTTCGAAAACGAATGGATACCGGTTGATGCTCTGCGGGCACTGGATTGTGATGGTGTGGAATTTTCCCCTTCCCTCACCAGTTTGCTGCCGCTGGTGAACAAGCTGTCTCAGCGGCGAATGCTTGATGATCTAGCGATTCCAAGCCCCGCTTGGATTGCTTTGGATGAGATCAACACCGACTCACCAGCGCTTCCTGCCGGCTGGACATTTCCGGTGATGGCCAAAGTGGCCCATGGCGGATATGACGGCAAGGGCACTCGCGTGATCAACAATCGCAAGTCTCTTCAGCAGCTGTTGAGCAGCGTTGCAGTTGAGGATTGGTTATTGGAGACCTGGGTGACTTACGAGCGTGAACTGGCGCTTGTTGTCAGTCGTGATCAGCAGGGACGCATTCGCAGTCTGCCGCTGGTGGAAACGCATCAGAAGAATCAAGTTTGTGACTGGGTACTGGCTCCAGCGCGGTCGGAGCAACTGTTGGAAGCCACTGCATACAACATTGCTGCCTCTTTGCTCACAAGCCTGAATTACGTGGGCGTGATGGCCCTTGAGTTTTTCTACGGCCCAGCTGGGCTGATGGTGAATGAGATTGCACCTCGCACTCATAACTCTGGCCATTTCTCCATCGAGGCGTGCAGCAGCAGTCAATTTGATCAGCAGCTCTGCATTACCGCGGGTCTGCCGGTTCCAGCAACGGAACTCGTGGTGCCTGGCGCCATCATGGTGAACCTTCTGGGGTTGCCCACTGAAGGCACGGAGCCCTTGAAGTCGAGGCTTGCTGCACTTGTTGCCATCCCCAGGTCTCACCTGCATTGGTATGGAAAGCAGGAAATGCCTGGACGGAAGGTCGGTCATGTGACTGTGTTGCTCGAGCAAACCCATTGCGAAGCTCGTGGGCAGGAAGCTGAAGGCCTTTTGAAGCAAATTCGTGAGATCTGGCCGAATCCATTAAATTGATAGTGGACTGCCTGGTTGGTGACAGCCTTTCTCTAGTGCTCTGATCTGACTCTCTTTCGACTTGGGGTGACTGTCGTGAAGGTGCAGTAAACCGGCCTCGTAGCCGGAAACGAATCCTCACTTTGTCGCCCCTTCTGGTAACTCCAGGTCGAAGCCTGAAGGCGTCACGGTCAAGTGGTCCACCTAATGCAGCAACAGGGTGCTCAGCGAGACAACGCTTGCGAAAACTCTTCAAAAAACCTCATCATCAATCGCTGAGAAGATCTTTGATTCTTTGATTGGCCACCTCAGGATGACTAATCACACGCAGGGAGTGGTTTGGAGGCTATTCCTGCTTCGATTTGCTCCAAATCACAGGCTCATAGAGGCTTATTGTTGATATTGTCCTAGTACTCATGTAGAGCGGCTGAATTGTAATCGTTGAAGCGTAGTTATTTATTTCCAATAGTCAGTAGTTGGATTCGCAATAACACAGCAAAAGACATCGCCATGTAGACATAATGTTTAAGCGATTGACGCCTGCCAGGGCTTTCTAAGGAATAACCTATTTATTGGCTAATGCCTTGGCTTTTTCAATTTCCTTGATCAAATCTTCAATTGTTCCAGGTGATCCCTTGATTTTCTGAACTGCCCACAGCGCTGACTCAAGA
Above is a window of Synechococcus sp. BIOS-U3-1 DNA encoding:
- the aroB gene encoding 3-dehydroquinate synthase — translated: MSTAQVADLQERTRITVSLERNPYDVIIGRSMVGEIGAALAELPIRSGTKILVVSNPDVAGPYGDSCLGGLRAAGFNPVLLEIDAGEERKTLQTLSLILDKAQQEGLERTSLMLALGGGVVGDMTGFAAACWLRGIGIVQVPTTLLSMVDASIGGKTGVNHPKGKNLIGAFHQPRLVVIDPLTLNTLPIREFRAGMAEVIKYGVIGDPDLFSRLEEATDLSDPVAMDPTLLHDILVLSAEAKALVVADDEREGGRRAILNYGHTFGHVVETLTGYGTWLHGEAVAIGMAAVGRLAVQKGLWSEADQQRQLKLIEKAGLPVAWPALDREAALRTLQGDKKVRHGRLRFVLPTKIGNVIISDEISNEDVNRCLESLN
- a CDS encoding carbohydrate ABC transporter permease; translated protein: MNPVTRPDRRTSLTAWAFLAPALTLLSLSVLIPAAMALLISFTQTGLDVSEPLRFIGLANLRRLAGDPMFYRVLGTTLVYLVSVVPPIVIGALTLAVLVNRVLPGIHWLRAAFYTPVLVSIVVAAIAFRWLYAENGLINGWLEALIGSGFIPIEFLTNPLLALPSVMLVTLWKGLGYYMVIFLGGLQGISKELYEAAELDGSEGWRQHLDITLPLLRPYVTLVAVMSAIAATKVFEEVFLMTQGGPADSTRTLVYYVYDQAFAELEISYACTVGLALFLIVLLLTAIRFALSEERSVI
- a CDS encoding 5-(carboxyamino)imidazole ribonucleotide synthase — encoded protein: MASAAGTIGVVGGGQLALMLCEAAKSRQVAVIVQSASEQDPAIAVAQQQVSGAPTDAAATAELLKRCQHITFENEWIPVDALRALDCDGVEFSPSLTSLLPLVNKLSQRRMLDDLAIPSPAWIALDEINTDSPALPAGWTFPVMAKVAHGGYDGKGTRVINNRKSLQQLLSSVAVEDWLLETWVTYERELALVVSRDQQGRIRSLPLVETHQKNQVCDWVLAPARSEQLLEATAYNIAASLLTSLNYVGVMALEFFYGPAGLMVNEIAPRTHNSGHFSIEACSSSQFDQQLCITAGLPVPATELVVPGAIMVNLLGLPTEGTEPLKSRLAALVAIPRSHLHWYGKQEMPGRKVGHVTVLLEQTHCEARGQEAEGLLKQIREIWPNPLN